One Paracoccus sp. TOH DNA segment encodes these proteins:
- a CDS encoding cation transporter, with translation MANTENAGSTADVPPVRYRVSGMDCAKDAAQIERAAQAAGVAPGDVKVSAATHIMTLTAPEVRLPDIEKAVAVTGYGFDRIEGDEDIPPNPAHQDPAYRRALWIVVILNVGYGVLEMIGGFISGSQAVKADALDFIGDGAITFLGLLAIGWSLAWRARSALIQGIFLGLLGLGVLGTTIVRVFERTTPDAGLMGLLGMIALVVNVISVLPLLRFRKGDANMRAVWLFSRNDAIGNAAVVVAAGLVAWLGSAWPDLIVAFGIAGLFLHSSWAIIRDARADLKAAA, from the coding sequence ATGGCCAACACCGAAAATGCCGGATCGACGGCAGATGTCCCGCCCGTCCGTTACCGGGTTTCCGGTATGGATTGCGCCAAGGATGCCGCGCAGATCGAGCGGGCGGCACAGGCAGCCGGGGTCGCGCCCGGCGATGTGAAAGTGTCGGCCGCGACGCACATCATGACACTGACTGCACCCGAAGTGCGCCTGCCGGACATCGAAAAGGCAGTCGCGGTGACAGGCTATGGCTTCGACCGGATCGAGGGCGATGAAGACATTCCGCCGAATCCCGCCCATCAGGACCCGGCCTACCGCCGTGCCCTCTGGATCGTCGTGATCCTGAACGTGGGATACGGGGTCCTCGAAATGATCGGCGGTTTCATTTCCGGATCGCAGGCCGTGAAGGCCGATGCGCTCGATTTCATCGGCGACGGCGCGATCACCTTCCTTGGCCTGCTGGCCATCGGCTGGAGCCTCGCCTGGCGGGCACGGTCGGCCTTGATCCAAGGCATCTTCCTCGGCCTGCTCGGCCTTGGCGTCCTCGGCACGACCATCGTGCGAGTCTTCGAACGGACGACGCCGGATGCAGGTCTAATGGGCCTGCTTGGCATGATCGCCCTTGTCGTCAACGTCATCTCCGTTCTGCCGCTGCTGCGGTTCCGCAAGGGCGACGCGAACATGCGGGCCGTCTGGCTATTCTCGCGCAACGACGCCATCGGCAATGCGGCGGTTGTCGTTGCCGCCGGTCTCGTGGCGTGGCTGGGCAGCGCCTGGCCGGACCTCATCGTCGCCTTCGGCATCGCCGGACTGTTCCTGCACTCGTCTTGGGCAATCATCCGCGATGCGCGGGCCGATCTGAAGGCAGCGGCATGA
- a CDS encoding metalloregulator ArsR/SmtB family transcription factor, translated as MAQLVDDRKSATIERRAKLFRGFADPSRLAILGALCNEPLAVHEIVERTELSQPNVSNHLRCLLDCGLVASDREGRFIRYRISNPRITVLLNDVDALLDVVAKGVEACDNYREA; from the coding sequence ATGGCGCAATTGGTCGATGACCGCAAGAGCGCAACCATCGAGCGACGGGCGAAGCTGTTCCGCGGCTTCGCGGACCCGAGCCGCCTGGCCATCCTCGGTGCACTTTGCAACGAGCCATTGGCCGTTCACGAGATCGTCGAGCGGACCGAACTATCGCAACCCAACGTCTCCAACCATCTGAGGTGCCTGCTGGACTGCGGGCTTGTCGCCAGCGACCGCGAAGGGCGCTTCATCCGTTACCGTATCAGCAACCCGCGCATCACGGTCCTTCTGAACGATGTGGACGCACTTCTCGACGTGGTCGCAAAGGGTGTTGAGGCGTGTGACAATTATCGTGAGGCGTGA
- a CDS encoding multicopper oxidase domain-containing protein produces MQGPTGILLRFDKLASEETPFMYHCHILEHEDAGMMGQFTVT; encoded by the coding sequence GTGCAGGGTCCGACCGGAATCCTGCTGAGGTTCGACAAGCTGGCTTCGGAAGAGACACCATTCATGTATCACTGCCACATCCTCGAACACGAGGATGCGGGCATGATGGGGCAGTTTACGGTCACATAA